CGCCGGCATGTGCCGCGGAATGCGGTCGGGCCTTTGAAAATGCGTTCAAAGAAAGAAAGGCATTCGATTACGAATGTCATGCCGGGCTTCAATGCAGGGCACTTCCGGTGCAGGACGCCGGCAAACCATTTGTTGCGATCATTGGGCGGACCTTCGTCAAGGCCGCAAATTACCGAAAGACAACTGAAAAGGCGATCTCCGGCGAATGGAACTCTTTGCCGCCGAGCGCGTTCTTTGACAATGTCCTGATATCGGGTTCGACCTCAAACATCGAAAGTGTCAGTGAAAAGCTGGCAAAGTTCGCGGCTGCCGAACCCGAGAATGTGCTTGAGTTAGAGGCTCCGGTCAAAGGTCCGGCCGAAAAACCGGTTTATACGACAGAAGCAAGGGCGTTGCCGAAACGGGCCGAAAGCGAATCAATAAGCCGGCTGATCGAGAAGTTTAACCAGGAGCGCAACCGTGTTCCCGGACCGGCGGAGCCGAGTCGAGAGCATGACGATGAGCCGCGACCTGACAAGTTCGAACGAGCAGGCGGATCGATCGCCGGACGCTCGGCACGGCCGACCGCTGAGGTGCCGCCGGTGCAGGATGCGATCGCTGCGTGGCGGTCGCACATGGGTTCACTTATGACGCTGCCCTACCCGAGAGCGTGCGATGCGGTGCTCGCATTCCTCGCGGTCCGGTATAAGGTCGATTCTTTGATCTGGCTCGAACAGAGAAACGGATCGTTCGCATCGGTCGCTTCGCTCGGGGCGCTCAAAGGCAAATCGGTACATATCAACCTGCGGGCCGATAACCAACGCCTGCTCGATGCGGTCGCCGATCAATTTCCGTTGGAGCTTCGCGAGCGTTCCTCGGCAAAGCCCGCGGCGGATTGCCGAAAGCTGCTGATCTTTCCGGTGCGTGTCGGCCCTGACATCCGTGCTGCGATCGGGATCGAAGTGCCTGCGGACAGTGCTATTGAATTGAAAGATATTTCGCGGTTCGCGGGAACGATAGGACCGCAGATCGAGATCCTCAGGCTCAGACATGAAGCGACATCGCGAGACTGGCTGGCACGCGGTGTCCGCCGGTTCAGCGAGAGTTTGAGCCAGATAGACAACGACGATTTTTGGACACAAATGACGCGGGCGACGGCGGAATTGCTACGGGCCGAGCGCGTTTCTCTCCTGCTTCGTGACGAAGGGTCGGGCCAGTTGCTTCCGAAGGCATCGATCGGTTCGGCGGTAGACCTTGCGACGACCCCAGAGATCGGCGACAGAGTTGCGGCAAGAACGCTCGAGAGCGGATCGACGCTGCTGGTCACCGACCTGGACGCGGCAAAATTGACACCGGCACCGGCCGACTGGCGATATCGAACGTCGTCGTTCATCAGTTTTCCGATCATGATCGGTGACCGTAGGCTTGCGATCATGAATTTTACGGACCGCGCCGAAGGCGGCGTGTTCGGCGAGAGCGACGTTGAGCTGCTCGAGACCATTGCGCCGCAGATCGCGGTGGCGATCGACCGGGGAAAGCTGAAGCTCAGGGCGGGCGAACTCGAGAAGCGTTCGATTACCGATTCGTTGACCGGCTTGATGAATCGCGGTTACATCGAGGAACGCTTGATCGAAGAAATGAATCGGGCAAGCCGCCATCGTTTTCCGATGAGCTTGCTGATGATCGACGTAGATCATTTCAAAACGTATAACGACAGCTTCGGACATCCGGCGGGCGACATCGCACTGCGTCGCGTTGCCAACGCGCTGAAAGAAACCCTTCGTGCAGCTGACGTTGCCGCCCGATATGGCGGCGAAGAATTTGCGGTGCTTTTGCCGCAGACGCCGATCGAAGAAGCCTCGGCAATTGCCGAAAGGCTTCGCCAGCGTGTCGAACGGACCGAGTTTCCCAAACGCCAGGTGACGATCAGCATCGGCGTTGCCAGCTATTCGAGCGAATTCACCGAGCCAAAAGACTGGATCACGGCCGCCGACATGGCACTATATGAAGCAAAAGAACTCGGCCGCAATAACGTCCAGCTATATGAGAATCTTGGCCGTTCGTTCAGAGAGAAGATCCATTAGATGACAGCCTTGCAAGACAACAGAATATTAGGGCGTCGCGACCCGGCGGTCTTTATCGGTCGCTCCGGAACGATCGAAAGCCTTATCGCTCATGCGAACGGGACGGGGTCGTCAGGGGGTCGGCTGCTTCTTCATGCGCCGCGGACCGGAGCTACCGAACTGTTGCTTCAAACCTATGACCGCATTTTCAGCGGACAGACCGATGTCTTTCCGGTCTACTTTTGCTTTGATGGCCGCGATACCGGGATCGAAGCGGCCGGCAAACGGTTTCTCCGCGAGTTTTTGACCCAGTTCGCTGCGTTTCGCCGGCGCGATCCTCGGATCATCTTTATGTCGCCGTCGATCGCTGAACTCGCCAAGCTGGTTCCGCCGGCCGATTCGCAGGCCTTCGACGAGATCGTGTCGGACCTGTTGGGCGGCACAAGCGAATTCGACGCATCGGAATTGCGGAGCCGCCTTTTCAGCGCACCGGTCCGCGCGGCATTTCGCGGGCTGCGGCCGTTCGTGATCTTTGATTCTGTCGACGCGACGGCGTTTATGGAAGGCGGAACGACGTTTGTCGCCGACCTGGTCTCGAGTTATTCGCGCGCCGGTTTTCCGTATCTTCTTGCGGCTCGCCGGCGTTTCGGTTCGGGCACCGACGGCCTGGGCCGTATCGTTCTCGAAACACTTCAGGGTTCGGACCTCGAAAAGATGATCGAAGCGACTGCCAAAAGCATACCAGTCGATATTTCGGACGCGACGCGCGACCTGATGGCCCTGCATTGCGGCGGTGATCTGGCGGCGGTTCATTCGCTGCTTTCGCACGCGGCCGAAAGCGGCCGATCTCTTGACGACTACCGTGGTTTTGCCAGGATCTACACAGATGTATATTTTGGCGGAGCGATCGCCGAGGTCTTTGACCGCGAGCTTGAAGCCGCTGCAGGTTCGGCCGATGTTGAAAGACAACTGGTGAGCCTTCTAAATGATCTTGCAAACGATGTCGCTCGGCAGGTTTCGATCGAGACCTGGGAAAAACGGCTAGGCGTCAGCGGATCCGAACTTCTGCGCCTCATCGAGCATCTGGACATTGCCGAATTTGTCCGCACGACGTCGAACCGGATCGAATCGATGTCCGGAAATCGATTGCTCACCGATTACATTCACGCCAGGTTCCGCCTTGAGGTAAAGGCCGAAAATCGAACTTCGGTCTACGCCGACGCGTTGACCGAACTCCTCGATCGTGCCCCGCATGCAATGGCTGAAAGCTATCGTAGGCATTCGGCTGTCGGGCTGCGCGAGATGATGGAACATTTTGACGGCAAAACGGTCCCGATCACGCTGCTCGACTACGGGCGATTCAAATACGAGTACAAGGGCGTTTCGGAGGACGAAGTGATCGAACAGGTGAGATCCGCCAAGGAAACCTATGTATTGCCGCAGATAGTCTTCTCGGCGCCGACCGAAGCGTTCTACAAAGCGATCGGCCTTTTGACCGAAGCTGAGCGTTCGGCAGTGGCGATCGGGTTTGAGGATCAGGAGCCCGGCAGCGAACGGCGGATCGCCTGGATCGCCGCCGAGGTCGATTCGAAACTCGAGGCCGCTCGAGACACTGCCGAATTCTGGTGCGACCGACTCGAGATGGCGGCCATCATGTGCGGCTTCAATCGCTACCGCATATGGCTGGTCTCGCCTGAGGGATTTACGGACGAGGCACTCGAGGTGATCGCCGACCGCGGCGGGTTTGGATCGAGCCGCCATCAAGCCCGGTTGTTGTCGCGATACCTCACCTCCGAAAGACCGAAAGAAGATCTCACCGGATCTGAGACTTACGAGATCGTGATCCCGATGACCGACGAGGCCGAAATGGTCTCGGCCCGAACGCTCGAAGAGATCGCCCGCCGTCATAACATCGGCTCACGCGATATCAATCAGATCAAGACGGCGTTGGTCGAAGCGTGCATCAACGCCGCCGAACACAGCCTTAGCCCCGATCAGCGGATACATCAGAAATTTGCGGTTTCGCCCGAGCGTATAAGAATAACCGTCATAAACCGCGGCGTTCGCCTCGTTGACCGGCCGGCCGACGGTTCGCCTGCCGGCGAGGGCCGACGCGGTTGGGGACTCGATCTGATGCGTAAACTAATGGACGAAGTGACCATCGATCAGGTAGACGATGGAACCAGCATTACAATGACCAAATATTTGCAGCCCGCCGTCTCTTGAACCGAACGAATATTTCTGTTGTCTTATCTTTACGGTTGTGTTAAACATTTAAGTAATTGCTCTGCGCACGTACTTTAAGTAAAACAAGGACAACAAGTTAAACGATGACCGAATCGCAAATTGCGGGATCAGTCCGGGCTGACGGCGGAACAGCTACGGTTTTTGCGGGCGATTACCTTAATAAGCTCACCGGCGAGACGATCGAACGCGAATGCCGCAAACGGCTCGACGAGGGATGCCGCGAGATAATCGTCAATTTTTCGCAGACCGAGATCGTGAACTCGATCGGCGTTTCGATCCTACTCGGCGTGATCGATGCGGCCGCCAACAGCGGTGCGAGAGTCGTTTTCTCTGACGTAAAGCCGGATACTGCAGAACTTTTCGATCTTTTAGGCGTGACGCGTCATGTTGACATTCGCGAATCGTGATCTCTAAATAGTGAAGATACAGGACTTTAAGACATCAAACTTCAACCGGCTCGCCGAAGAGCGAACGAAACTTGTTCACACCTTCGGTGCGCTCGCCGAGCTTGGCCAGGAAGTCTCGAATAAGCAGAATTTCCACGAAACGGTTCGGACGTCCCTCCACCTGCTGCTCGGTTCGCTCGCGATAATGCGCGGCGGCGTGGCTCGATATTCAAGATTCGGACATGAATTCAACATGGTCGCTGCACGCGGGCTCGGGGACGAATTTCCGCTCGCCCTTTCGCTTTGTCATGAAGACGAGCGGCAATTTCTGGCAAGCGGCCTCTACCCGATCGAAAATGCTCAGGCGAAGGTTCTCCCGTTCTTTCAGATCTACGACCAGAGCTTTGAACGCGGGCGAATCGAGCTTGTGCTGCCGCTGGTCGTCCGTGACGAGTTGCTGGGTGCGGTCTTTCTCGGCGAAAAAGCAAGCGGACAGCGCTATTCCAGCTACGACAAAGACGTCATTTGTGCGATGGCCCGTCACATAGCCGTGGCCATTTCGCAGCGTAACATGCTTGCCGAACTCGAGCGTCGCGCGGAAGAGAACAGAAAGCTTTACGACGGGTTGCGGATGACCTACAAAGACACTGTGAAGGCATTTGCAGCGGCAATAGACCGAAAAGATAAATATACAGAGGGGCATTCAGTTCGGGTCGGCAAGTATTCCGAGATAATCAGCGCCGAGCTTGGCTGGTCAGACGAAGAGGTCGAAGGTGCGGCCGTTGCAGGATATCTTCACGACGTCGGCAAAATTACGGTCGAACGCAAGATCATAAATGCTCCGTACCGCATCAACGCCAAGGAGTCTTCCGAGCTTAACAAACATCCGGGCGTCGGGTTTGAGATCTTGCAGCCGATACATCATCCATACGCAGATGTTCCTTTGGCGGCGAAATATCATCACGAACGGTTGGACGGACGCGGCTATCCGGACGGTCTTTACGATCGCGAGATCCCTTATATAGCCAAGATCGTCAATCTTGCAGATGCCTTTGACGCGATGACGACCGATCGTCCATACAAAAGGCGAAGGCCGGTCAACGAAGTTTTCGAAGATCTTCAAAGGAATGCCGGGAAGCAGTTTGCGCCTGAGATCGTCACTGCGCTCTTTCGCGGGTTACTCAAAGAACTTGCCGGCGAATCGAAAGAAAAGAGCTTCAGAAAGCTTCTTGGCCGTGAATACATGGAGGCCGAAGGCCTATCCACGATGCTACGCACGGCACTTAGCGGAATGACTCCCAGTTCGCCGATCGTGCTAATGAGCCAGAATTGACCTTTTACCGAGGCAGGTAATAGTTCGGGACGGCAAGATCGCTTGCGAGGCCGAATTGCTGTATCGATATGCCGGCAGTCGACCTGTTGATGTACCAGATACCTTCTCTGTAAACAGCAGTATCAACCCTTCCATCGCCATCGAAATCACCGGGGACGGGCACATCGCCGGCGGCGCCGAACCTAATATATCCATTACCGCCGGAACTTTGACGGACATACCAGGTTCCGTCTGATGGCCGAAAGACGGCGAGATCGAGCCGACCATCCCCGTCATAATCCGCCGGAACCGGCAGATCTGCATTTATTCCCCAATTCTCGATCAA
The DNA window shown above is from Chloracidobacterium sp. and carries:
- a CDS encoding diguanylate cyclase — protein: MAENPEKKAKFLDRIANESGVAIVVLDERSAIVSESNNNSICVSLNASPEFSPACAAECGRAFENAFKERKAFDYECHAGLQCRALPVQDAGKPFVAIIGRTFVKAANYRKTTEKAISGEWNSLPPSAFFDNVLISGSTSNIESVSEKLAKFAAAEPENVLELEAPVKGPAEKPVYTTEARALPKRAESESISRLIEKFNQERNRVPGPAEPSREHDDEPRPDKFERAGGSIAGRSARPTAEVPPVQDAIAAWRSHMGSLMTLPYPRACDAVLAFLAVRYKVDSLIWLEQRNGSFASVASLGALKGKSVHINLRADNQRLLDAVADQFPLELRERSSAKPAADCRKLLIFPVRVGPDIRAAIGIEVPADSAIELKDISRFAGTIGPQIEILRLRHEATSRDWLARGVRRFSESLSQIDNDDFWTQMTRATAELLRAERVSLLLRDEGSGQLLPKASIGSAVDLATTPEIGDRVAARTLESGSTLLVTDLDAAKLTPAPADWRYRTSSFISFPIMIGDRRLAIMNFTDRAEGGVFGESDVELLETIAPQIAVAIDRGKLKLRAGELEKRSITDSLTGLMNRGYIEERLIEEMNRASRHRFPMSLLMIDVDHFKTYNDSFGHPAGDIALRRVANALKETLRAADVAARYGGEEFAVLLPQTPIEEASAIAERLRQRVERTEFPKRQVTISIGVASYSSEFTEPKDWITAADMALYEAKELGRNNVQLYENLGRSFREKIH
- a CDS encoding ATP-binding protein; the protein is MTALQDNRILGRRDPAVFIGRSGTIESLIAHANGTGSSGGRLLLHAPRTGATELLLQTYDRIFSGQTDVFPVYFCFDGRDTGIEAAGKRFLREFLTQFAAFRRRDPRIIFMSPSIAELAKLVPPADSQAFDEIVSDLLGGTSEFDASELRSRLFSAPVRAAFRGLRPFVIFDSVDATAFMEGGTTFVADLVSSYSRAGFPYLLAARRRFGSGTDGLGRIVLETLQGSDLEKMIEATAKSIPVDISDATRDLMALHCGGDLAAVHSLLSHAAESGRSLDDYRGFARIYTDVYFGGAIAEVFDRELEAAAGSADVERQLVSLLNDLANDVARQVSIETWEKRLGVSGSELLRLIEHLDIAEFVRTTSNRIESMSGNRLLTDYIHARFRLEVKAENRTSVYADALTELLDRAPHAMAESYRRHSAVGLREMMEHFDGKTVPITLLDYGRFKYEYKGVSEDEVIEQVRSAKETYVLPQIVFSAPTEAFYKAIGLLTEAERSAVAIGFEDQEPGSERRIAWIAAEVDSKLEAARDTAEFWCDRLEMAAIMCGFNRYRIWLVSPEGFTDEALEVIADRGGFGSSRHQARLLSRYLTSERPKEDLTGSETYEIVIPMTDEAEMVSARTLEEIARRHNIGSRDINQIKTALVEACINAAEHSLSPDQRIHQKFAVSPERIRITVINRGVRLVDRPADGSPAGEGRRGWGLDLMRKLMDEVTIDQVDDGTSITMTKYLQPAVS
- a CDS encoding STAS domain-containing protein, translated to MTESQIAGSVRADGGTATVFAGDYLNKLTGETIERECRKRLDEGCREIIVNFSQTEIVNSIGVSILLGVIDAAANSGARVVFSDVKPDTAELFDLLGVTRHVDIRES
- a CDS encoding HD domain-containing protein, encoding MKIQDFKTSNFNRLAEERTKLVHTFGALAELGQEVSNKQNFHETVRTSLHLLLGSLAIMRGGVARYSRFGHEFNMVAARGLGDEFPLALSLCHEDERQFLASGLYPIENAQAKVLPFFQIYDQSFERGRIELVLPLVVRDELLGAVFLGEKASGQRYSSYDKDVICAMARHIAVAISQRNMLAELERRAEENRKLYDGLRMTYKDTVKAFAAAIDRKDKYTEGHSVRVGKYSEIISAELGWSDEEVEGAAVAGYLHDVGKITVERKIINAPYRINAKESSELNKHPGVGFEILQPIHHPYADVPLAAKYHHERLDGRGYPDGLYDREIPYIAKIVNLADAFDAMTTDRPYKRRRPVNEVFEDLQRNAGKQFAPEIVTALFRGLLKELAGESKEKSFRKLLGREYMEAEGLSTMLRTALSGMTPSSPIVLMSQN